The genomic segment TTCTGAAACTAAAGCTTTTTCGGATATAATTGGAGAACCCTGAATTTGAGTATTAGCCTCTAAATAAGCTTCGAATGAACCTATGTCAAACCAAAGACCGGAAAATACAAAGGGTCTGACAATAAATGATTTATTATTTACTAAAAAAGCAATAAAATCACCCGCATTGTCCTTACCTGTTTTTATAAATTCTTTTAAATCACCTAAAACTTCTTTCTGCAAAATATAACAGAGAGTGGAAACAATTGTTGATTTAGGCTCAGATGGTTTTTCTTCAAAATCAATAACCTTATTATCTTTAATCTCAACCACGCCAAATTTTTTTGCTGCTTCCCTATCTTTTATGTCATAAAAAGCCACCAAGCTATTACCATCAAATTTATTTATGAATTCATTTATATCAAAAGTAATCAAATTATCTCCCGCTACAACAAGAAGGTCATCATGGATATTATATGTTTCGACAGCATATCCGATAGCTCCGATAGCTCCTTTTTTATCCTTTTCTGATTTTGACGGCTCTACTAAAATATTAATATTTCGATCGGGATAATTTTTTTCTTTCCAATCCTGAAATTGATCTTCAAACTGTTCATTGGTGGATATAACTATTTCTAAATCTGGGTTAATCTTATCTACCAAATGGGAAATGATAGACTTACCGCCTACGGGCAATAAGGGCTTTGTCTTTTTCTCAGATAGAGGCCACAACCTTGTTGCAAAACCGCCCGCTAAAATTAAAACCTTCATTTTAGTACTTACTTCCGAAAACTTTTTTTATTGTTCTATATAAAATTGTAAAGTCTAAACCAAAAGACCAATTTTCAACATAAAAAGTATCAAGACTAAACATATCATCAAACCCCCTATTTTCTCTTTTGGACACTTGCCATAATCCTGTCATACCAGGAGTAACCAATAATCTTTTTTTAATTTCATCTTCATATTGCTCCACTTCCCAATCATATGGAGGTCTTGGACCGACTAAACTCATTTGTCCTAAAAAAACATTCATTAGCTGAGGCAATTCACGTATCTTGGTCTTTCGTAAAAACTTACCAAGTTTTGTCGCCCTTCTATCATCCTGAATCTCGGCTAAATGTTCAGTTGCTTCTTCATAATTATATGCTTCCACATTTTCTTTTTCACTTTTTGGCAATGTCCTAAACCTAAGCATCTTAAAGCTTTTTCTCTTATTACCATTGTATCTATCTTCGGTAATAAATATCGGTGCACCAGAATCCTCAATTTTTAAAATAACGGCCGCAATTATAAAAAATGGCGAAAGTAATATTAATAAAAAAGTAGCTAACAATAAATCAATAGCTCTTTTTATCAGTATACTAGCGCCTGATAAAGGAGTATTTTTTAAAGCCAGCAAAATCATGTCTCCCTTAAACTCTTGTTCAATATTCTTTGAATAAATGCCGGCAATAAAAGGAACAATCTTGTAATTTATTCCATTAGAACGACATAACATAATCATATTTACTGCTTGCTCAAAATGTCCTGTCTGAACCATACCGTTTATTTTATGTTCTTTAAATATTTCAGGAAGATCTATAATTTTTCCTAAAACCGGAACACCTTCTACATTTGTACCCTTTGAAATATTATTATCTACTATCCCGATTACTTTTGTTGTTTTAAAAAGATGTTTATTAACTTCTTTAATAAATGAATCAACGTGACTACCACCTCCTACCAATAATAACCTTTCATACAGAGGAAAAAATGATAATACAGCTAAATATACCATCTCGGATATAATTAATATTAAAAAACTGTATATAGAAAGATAAAACAAAAATCCAAAAGGAACTTTCATAGATGCAAATGAAAGCCAAAAGTTAAAAATCAGCACAGATAAAAAAGAGAATGATACCATATAAAACAGATGTTTGGGAGATTTATTATAAAAAAATAAACTGATTACAGTCCATATTAAAAGAAAAATTACAAAGCTTTTTAAAAAAACAAAACCCTGAAAGATTGAGGTCTCAAATATTGGCCTATATGCATAAGTCAGATTACTTAAATAAAATGACAAGCCCATAAGGATAATCTGAATTGCATAATTAAGAACTATATTCATCTACATTCTCCTAAAACTTAAATTAAATTATTAACTATAAAATAATAAATAAGATTTTCAATAATATGTAATTTTTGCTCGAATGTCAAGCAAATAAACAATAACGAGTGCTAGGATAGATTATTAAGATATTCTTCAAATTCTTTAGAATAATCCTGGGGTTTAGCTAAAAATTCATAATTTGAAGGATTATCCGTATAATCTTCATACATCGGCTTATCAAAAGATATGTTAAAACCAGGATAGTTATAAGTATGATATTTCCTTAAAGAAAAATCGTCTTTATAATTATTATTCTTCACCCATTTTCCGCCTGCAGTCTCGTAATAGATTGCTCCTACAGCCTTAGCATAAGGCTCATAGATACTCTTAAAATTAGAAGCTGAGATATTAGACATAATAAGCGTTTCTGGCCATGGGTTGATGGTTACATGACCATATCCTGGCGGAATAATCACCTTATCCCCTACCTTAGCTTCAATCAATATCGGATCTAGAACTTCCTGTGGATCTTTTTCGTAATCAACTCTCTGAAGCAGATAATGAGCCCTTCCCTGTAATACTTCGTAAATTTCAGGGTAAGTCACTTCTGTACCAAAAACATTTGGGTGATAATGCCCAACCGTTTTATTAAATTCATCACCTACCATAAATGATGGGATAACGGTAATATCATATCTAAGATCTTTATCGCTAAATGCTTCTTTATCAGTATCTTTAATGGTTGCTCTATACATATAGTAAAGCTCTTCGGGATTATCAACTTTCCTTAAAAGAACCTCTTGGGCTTGATCTATGGTTCTTATATCTACTTCCGGTATATTCATACGATCTGAAACTAATTTATTTTGCTCTTCTCGGATGGGTAAGCCACTTATTTTTTCTAAATCCATATAATTACTCCTTTATTATCATGTCTTATTTAACTAAAAGTTGTTAAATGTTGTATGTTCAATGTTTTATGTTTCAAGTTTTATCCCCTTATTTTAGCTTTAAATTTTTTCAACAAATGTCCGATAATCTTAGATTGAATCGATTCGGCTTCTTCATCGGTTAAAGTCCTCTCATTGGATTGATAGGTAATATGATAAGCGAGACTTTTTTTACCCGGCTCTACCTGAGAACCTCTGTAAACATCGAATAATTCAACGTCAATTATTAAACCCTCAGCAGAGTTAATAATTTCTTTTCTTATATTTGCCTCCAATATTTTTTCATCAACAACAATAGCGATATCTAAAATTATTTTCGGAAATCTTGAAAATGATTTAAATATTTTTTCTTTTTTCTTTAAAAGCATATCCTTTATCCTAATCTCTACTACAGAAATTCTATTCTTAAACTCGAATTTATTAGCAATCTCCAAATGAATCTCCCCCATTCTTCCAATAAAAACCCCGTCTACAAACATATCGGCTGTTCTTTGCGGATGCCAATAATTTTCTTGATTCTTAGACGGTTTAAAGATCAAATTTTCTATATTTAAACTAAGGAATAAATTCTCTAAAATTCCTTTCAATTTAAGAAATGAATTATCTTTTAAATAGTTTAATATGCTTAGTTTTTTTTCCTCGTTCGGAAATTTGTTCGTTCCCTGCTTAAAGACATCCGAGATTTCAAAAATATTAAATTCAGAAAAATTTCTGGCATTGAACGAAGCAGCTTCAATCATTGAAAATAACAGGCTCTGCCTTAAATATATATGCTCGGGCTTTAGAGGGTTCTTTAATTTATAATGATTCTCTTTATTTTGGCCAAAGATCCTCAAGAGACTCTCACCGACAAAAGTATAATTGTACACTTCTATCACACCTAAGCCCTTGAGTAAATTTCGTAATTTATCTCCTATTAAATCATATTCATTTTGGGAAGGTATCGAAATATTCCCGGAAAGATCAGTTACAGGAATCTTGTCGTAGCCGGAAATTCTAGCTACTTCTTCAATCAAGTCAACGTCTTCTTTTAAATCCTTGCGGTAATAAGGAACATTAACTTCCATTACTTTATTATTTGAACCAACTTCTATCCCTAAATGAGAAAAAATATTCTTTATTTTGTCTTTCGAGACTTTATAGCCTAATAATTTATCAAGTCGATTTAAGTCTAGGCTAATCTTTTTTAGCGATTCCTTGGAGTAGTTTTCATCAATCCTACCGGATACAACCTTGCCCTTGGCAACCTCTGCTATTAACTGTGATGCTCTTTCTATCGCGTCTTCCGTTAGCTTTGGATCCAAGCCCTTTTCAAAACGAATAACCGCCTCTGTTCTTAGCCCCAAGCTTCGCGAGGTTTTTCTTATCGATACCCAGTTAAAATTAGCTGATTCTAAAATTATAGATTTTGTTTTTTCCTCTACTTCCGTATCTTTACCGCCCATAACTCCGGCTATGGCAACAGGTTCTTTCTGATCAGCAATCACCAAAGTTTCTTTATTAAGCTTCCGCTGTTTATCGTCTAGAGTAATAATTTCTTCGCCGGCATGAGCTTTCCTGATGATAATTTTCTTTTTTTGGGTACCGGCTAGTTTATTATGGTCAAAAGCATGCAGAGGTTGTCCCATCTCAAGCATTACGTAATTAGTAATATCAACAATATTATTTATTGGTCTTACTCCTAAAACAATTAGTCTATTTTTTAACCACGCGGGAGATTCTGAAACATGAACATCTGTTATAACCCTTGCCTGATATCTGGAACAAAGATGCTTATCCTTAATTTCTACTTCCAGTAGATTGTTTATCTTTTTTCCTTCATGCTCCTTTAAATCTATTTTGGGCCAATTAATATCTTTATCTAAAATTGCTCCTATTTCCCTAGCCACGCCGTAATGAGAAAATAAATCCGGTCTGTTTGATAAAACATCAAGATTTAAAACCATATCATCGATACCTAACGCTTTTGCAATAGGAGTACCGGGCTTAATTTCCTTATTTAGGAAATTAACATCACTTTTTGTATATTCAAAAAGCCCTAATTCTTTGTTTGAAGCAATCATACCTTCAGAATCAATTCCTCTTATTTGAGTTTTACTTACTTCTAAACCCGTAGGAAGAATAACAGGAGCCACCGCAACAGGTAATTTATCACCAACCTTTAACTTTAAGGTACCAAAAATAATTTGGATAACTTTTTTGCCAATCGATACCTTAGCAATTGATAATTTATCGGCGTTAGGATGTTTTTTAATTTCTTTTATTTCACCAACAACCACACCTTTCAATGAATTATTAAAGTTGATAATCTCATCTACTTCAACAACTGATAAATTTATTCTCTCTGCCAGTTGTTCTGTAGGAATCTTAAAATCTATAAATTCTTTTAGCCAATTAATTGATACTTTCATTGTTCTTCTTTCTATAAACCAATATTAAAAAAAGAGTCAAACTGCATAATATCACCCAAGAAAAATCAAGAAAAATAAAAATCGGGTCTTTAATATAAATCGCATAGGTTAAGGTAAGCATATTCGCTACTATCCATATAAGCCAGGCAAAAATACTCTGACCAGTAGAATCTTTAACTTTCAAAAGATGAGCAATCTGTGGTAATGAGCCTGATAATAACATAATTGAGCCTATTGTCCCTAACGCTAGAAAAAAACTTCTCATTAGAATTGCTCCAAAAATCTAATATCAGCTTTCATGAATTCTCTTATATCATCAATACGATATTTTAACATAGCTATTCGCTCAGCCCCCATGCCAAAAGCAAAACCGGAAACTTTCTCCGGATCATATCCGACATTCCTGAAAACCTGCGGGTGAATCATTCCAGCACCCAGCATCTCTAACCAACCATCTTCGCCACAAGATCTGCACCCATTCCCTCCACACATTACACAACTTATATCAACTTCAGCACTTGGCTCTGTAAAGGGAAAGAAACTTGGTCTAAACCGTAGCTTTACATCTTTGCCAAAAATACTTTTCATAACAGAAGAAAGTGTGCCTTTAAGATCAGAAAATGATACATTATTATCCACAACAAAACCTTCTATCTGGTGGAATACAGAAAGATGGGTAGCATCTTCTGCCTCATACCTATACACTCTCCCTGGAGCTAAAACCCTTAAAGGAGGTTTCCTATTTTCCATAACCCTTATCTGCACTGGGGAGGTATGGGGCCTCATTAATAATCCGTTTGTTAAATAAAAAGTGTCCCAAGCGTCTCGCGCTGGATGTTCGGGGGGAATGTTTAGAGCGTCAAAAGAATGATAATCATCCTCTACTTCAAGTCCCTGGGCTATTTCATAACCCATTGATTTAAAAATATCTTTAACTTCAAACATAAGCTTTGTAACAGGATGAAGAGTGCCTAGTGGCATTTTTATCCCCGGCTCTGTAACATCGATCCATTCTTCTTCAATTTTGCCTTGAACAGATCCTTTAAGAAGTATATTTTTTTTGTTCTCAATGTCTTCCTCTAGCCTACTTTTTAACTCGTTAGCTTTTTTACCTAAAACTTTTTTTTCGGCTTCAGTAAATTTATATAGAGACCGTAAAAAAGAAGTAAGCTCACCTTTTCTTCCTAAATATTTAACCCTAATGGTTTCTAACCCCGGAACCGACACAACGCCGCCAATCCTCTTTAGGGCTTCTTTTTCTAATTCTTCCAATTTTTCTTTTATATTTGTCATATTAACTTCGCCTTGCTAAAAAATAAGATTCTAATAGTATTATTGATAAAACAAAAAGTATTCCATCAAAAATATTCAAAATTTTTAATGATTGCAATCCTAGTAAGCCAAGAACTGCAATTGATATTAATATTGCCTGCCTAAACGAAACAGTAATATTTTCATAATATTGCTCATTCTTAGAAAACCAAATCCTTAAATAAAAACCGACAATAGTTAAAGTACCGATTAGGGCAAAGAATAAACTCATAAAAAAACTTATCAAACCTATATTCCCTGCATTATAAGGATCAATATTAAGTAATGTCAAAATCCAAGCAACCCAGCATAAAATTGTCGATATACCAATTCCTATTAAATAGCTTGAAAGGGTCATAAATTTTTTCTTATTTCTCTTTCTACCTCTTTTAGAAGTTTCTGAGCCATTGGTGCATATGCATTATCATCTAAAACCTGTTCTATTTCTTTTGCTTTATTGCCTAATTCCTGTAATTTCCCGGCTTCTTCTTTGATATCTTTTATTTTAACCTCCAAAACAGAGGATTTTTCAAGAACTAGCGGTTTCGACATTACCTTCCTCTCAATGTCCTTCAATTCGTCTTCGGCAAATAATCTCTTCTTTTCCAGAGACTCTAGCTGCTCTTCATTCCTTCGTATAAGTTCTTTTTCCCTTATTAATTCTTGGTTTAACTTGTTTTTAATATTAACCTTTAGATCATAACGCATTTCTTTCTGACAAATAGGACAGGCAGGTTCTGGGTTATTTAAAAGAGATATTTTAAGTTGGAGTTCTTCTCCCTTTTTCTTTATCATTTCATCTACGTTCATTATTTTATCTATTTTTTCGGTTATATCTTTTAAAAATTGACTTTTGGATAGTTTTTCTGACTCTATCTTGGATATTTCTTCTTTTTCTTCAATAAAAATCTCTAATTCCTTTTCCAGCTCGGTGATTTCTTGAATTTTCTTCTCTAAATTAGACAACTGAAAAGAAACCATTTCCTTTTCCATCATTAATTTTCTTCTCTCTAAGTTAATGGTATCTTCTAATTCTTTTTTTGTTCTTTCTAGTTTTGATAACCAATTCATATCTATATCCTAATACAATTATATTATTCTAAACCGGGTTTATCAATCTCATCTAATTCTATGGCTTCCTGTTCACCTGTTACTTTTGCAATATCTTTATCGATTTTTTTCAATTCTTTAGAGGCAGTATTATAAGAACCAACTGTTGTTGATAAGTTTGAGCCTAATTTTTTAAAATATGAATCATAGGCAAACAAATGTTTGCTTAACGCTTCTATTCTCTTAATAATATCTTTAACAGATTCCTCAATCTGAAGAGATCTAAGGCCCTGCAAAACGGTTTGAAGATATGCGGCAAATGAGGTTGGGGATACTATTATGACCCTTTTTTCTCTAAAAGCATACTCTATCAAGTCTCTTGTATTAACTTTCAAGGCACCGACCTGATTAACTAAAAGATCATAATAAATACCTTCTGAAGGAATAAACATAAAAGCAAAATCCATTGTTCCTTCTTCTGGTCTTATATATTTTGATGTTTCATCAATTCTGTTTTTCAAATCCTGCTTGAAGTCTTTTTGAAGCTGTTCTTTTTTTGATTGGTTTTTCTCTTCTATAATCTTATTGTAATTTTCCAGAGAAAATTTCGAATCAATCGGAATTAGTTTATCTTTAACTCTAACTATAGCATCTACCGATTCACCATTTTTAAACTGATATTGCATTTGATATTGACCGGG from the bacterium CG_4_10_14_0_2_um_filter_33_32 genome contains:
- a CDS encoding phenylalanine--tRNA ligase subunit alpha; translation: MKEKLEELEKEALKRIGGVVSVPGLETIRVKYLGRKGELTSFLRSLYKFTEAEKKVLGKKANELKSRLEEDIENKKNILLKGSVQGKIEEEWIDVTEPGIKMPLGTLHPVTKLMFEVKDIFKSMGYEIAQGLEVEDDYHSFDALNIPPEHPARDAWDTFYLTNGLLMRPHTSPVQIRVMENRKPPLRVLAPGRVYRYEAEDATHLSVFHQIEGFVVDNNVSFSDLKGTLSSVMKSIFGKDVKLRFRPSFFPFTEPSAEVDISCVMCGGNGCRSCGEDGWLEMLGAGMIHPQVFRNVGYDPEKVSGFAFGMGAERIAMLKYRIDDIREFMKADIRFLEQF
- a CDS encoding phenylalanine--tRNA ligase subunit beta, which gives rise to MKVSINWLKEFIDFKIPTEQLAERINLSVVEVDEIINFNNSLKGVVVGEIKEIKKHPNADKLSIAKVSIGKKVIQIIFGTLKLKVGDKLPVAVAPVILPTGLEVSKTQIRGIDSEGMIASNKELGLFEYTKSDVNFLNKEIKPGTPIAKALGIDDMVLNLDVLSNRPDLFSHYGVAREIGAILDKDINWPKIDLKEHEGKKINNLLEVEIKDKHLCSRYQARVITDVHVSESPAWLKNRLIVLGVRPINNIVDITNYVMLEMGQPLHAFDHNKLAGTQKKKIIIRKAHAGEEIITLDDKQRKLNKETLVIADQKEPVAIAGVMGGKDTEVEEKTKSIILESANFNWVSIRKTSRSLGLRTEAVIRFEKGLDPKLTEDAIERASQLIAEVAKGKVVSGRIDENYSKESLKKISLDLNRLDKLLGYKVSKDKIKNIFSHLGIEVGSNNKVMEVNVPYYRKDLKEDVDLIEEVARISGYDKIPVTDLSGNISIPSQNEYDLIGDKLRNLLKGLGVIEVYNYTFVGESLLRIFGQNKENHYKLKNPLKPEHIYLRQSLLFSMIEAASFNARNFSEFNIFEISDVFKQGTNKFPNEEKKLSILNYLKDNSFLKLKGILENLFLSLNIENLIFKPSKNQENYWHPQRTADMFVDGVFIGRMGEIHLEIANKFEFKNRISVVEIRIKDMLLKKKEKIFKSFSRFPKIILDIAIVVDEKILEANIRKEIINSAEGLIIDVELFDVYRGSQVEPGKKSLAYHITYQSNERTLTDEEAESIQSKIIGHLLKKFKAKIRG
- a CDS encoding glucose-1-phosphate thymidylyltransferase is translated as MKVLILAGGFATRLWPLSEKKTKPLLPVGGKSIISHLVDKINPDLEIVISTNEQFEDQFQDWKEKNYPDRNINILVEPSKSEKDKKGAIGAIGYAVETYNIHDDLLVVAGDNLITFDINEFINKFDGNSLVAFYDIKDREAAKKFGVVEIKDNKVIDFEEKPSEPKSTIVSTLCYILQKEVLGDLKEFIKTGKDNAGDFIAFLVNNKSFIVRPFVFSGLWFDIGSFEAYLEANTQIQGSPIISEKALVSEDSKILGSSFIESEVVIENSIIEHSVIMEGCKIKNSTIRNCIIDDNCVMTNVTLENQMVRNKTKI
- a CDS encoding glucose-6-phosphate isomerase, which produces MDLEKISGLPIREEQNKLVSDRMNIPEVDIRTIDQAQEVLLRKVDNPEELYYMYRATIKDTDKEAFSDKDLRYDITVIPSFMVGDEFNKTVGHYHPNVFGTEVTYPEIYEVLQGRAHYLLQRVDYEKDPQEVLDPILIEAKVGDKVIIPPGYGHVTINPWPETLIMSNISASNFKSIYEPYAKAVGAIYYETAGGKWVKNNNYKDDFSLRKYHTYNYPGFNISFDKPMYEDYTDNPSNYEFLAKPQDYSKEFEEYLNNLS
- a CDS encoding DNA recombination protein RmuC; the encoded protein is MNTEFLIISIIIIAGFAVVVFLVNKKLDSLNNKQDDKTFMVFQQQLGQIQSQLQSGLTESSRVIQEQFKASTDIVKEVTEKLTKIDDTNKQVMGFAEQLQSLENILKNPKQRGILGEYYLETLLKNTFHPGQYQMQYQFKNGESVDAIVRVKDKLIPIDSKFSLENYNKIIEEKNQSKKEQLQKDFKQDLKNRIDETSKYIRPEEGTMDFAFMFIPSEGIYYDLLVNQVGALKVNTRDLIEYAFREKRVIIVSPTSFAAYLQTVLQGLRSLQIEESVKDIIKRIEALSKHLFAYDSYFKKLGSNLSTTVGSYNTASKELKKIDKDIAKVTGEQEAIELDEIDKPGLE